In Eriocheir sinensis breed Jianghai 21 chromosome 52, ASM2467909v1, whole genome shotgun sequence, one genomic interval encodes:
- the LOC126983022 gene encoding zinc transporter ZIP11-like isoform X1: MIAGLSPVTQALLGTLFTWGLTAAGSGVVFFLAGTKRKVLDGSLGFAAGVMTAASFWSLLAPAIELAETSGSYGAEGEWAFLPVAFGFLLGALFVYAADEFMGAFGIQSSNVVMGLHQSNKKTDDGGSYDGHTTHRYPDSSNVIGVGQGSSSNAFTLINFNEVKQRRGEAGSRAVGGGLEDEEDHHYSKPGRGHLWRRILLLIIAITVHNIPEGLAVGVGFGAIGKTPLATFSKAKNLALGIGIQNFPEGMAVSLPLRGAGYSVWWAFWYGQLSGMVEPAAGILGAMAVSMCEPVLPYALAFAAGAMIFVVVDDIIPEAQMGGNGRLASGWCIVGFIVMMALDVALG; this comes from the exons ATGATTGCTGGGTTGTCCCCAGTGACCCAGGCCCTGCTTGGGACCCTCTTCACCTGGGGGCTCACTGCAGCAGGCTCCGGGGTGGTGTTCTTCCTGGCAGGAACCAAG AGGAAAGTGTTGGATGGGAGTCTTGGCTTTGCTGCCGGTGTGATGACGGCTGCCTCCTTCTGGTCCCTCCTGGCCCCTGCCATCGAGCTTGCCGAGACATCAGGGTCTTATGGAGCAGAAGGAGAATGGGCTTTCCTGCCTGTTGCCTTTGGGTTCCTCCTCGGGGCACTGTTTGTGTATGCTGCCGATGAGTTTATGGGTGCATTTGGCATCCAGTCCTCCAATGTTGTTATGG GTCTTCATCAGAGCAACAAGAAAACAGACGATGGAGGTTCATACGATGGCCACACAACTCACCGCTACCCAGACAGCTCAA ATGTCATTGGTGTAGGACAGGGCTCCAGTTCTAATGCTTTCACCTTGATCAACTTCA ATGAGGTGaagcagaggaggggggaggcgggGAGCAGGGCCGTGGGGGGCGGtctggaggatgaggaggaccacCACTACAGCAAGCCTGGCAGGGGTCACCTGTGGCGGCGAATACTCCTGCTGATCATTGCCATCACCGTGCACAACATCcctg AGGGGCTGGCGGTTGGGGTCGGCTTTGGGGCAATTGGCAAGACACCTCTGGCAACCTTCAGCAAGGCCAA AAATTTGGCATTAGGCATAGGAATACAAAATTTCCCCGAGGGCATGGCAGTGAGCCTGCCACTCCGAGGGGCGGGATACTCCGTGTGGTGGGCATTTTG GTACGGGCAGCTGAGTGGGATGGTTGAGCCTGCTGCCGGCATCCTCGGGGCGATGGCAGTGTCTATGTGTGAGCCAGTGTTGCCTTATGCCCTTGCCTTTGCTGCGGGGGCCATGATCTTCGTGGTGGTGGACGACATTATCCCAGAGGCACAAATGGG GGGCAATGGACGGCTGGCGTCGGGCTGGTGCATCGTGGGGTTCATTGTGATGATGGCCCTGGACGTGGCCCTCGGGTAA
- the LOC126983022 gene encoding zinc transporter ZIP11-like isoform X2 has product MIAGLSPVTQALLGTLFTWGLTAAGSGVVFFLAGTKRKVLDGSLGFAAGVMTAASFWSLLAPAIELAETSGSYGAEGEWAFLPVAFGFLLGALFVYAADEFMGAFGIQSSNVVMGLHQSNKKTDDGGSYDGHTTHRYPDSSNEVKQRRGEAGSRAVGGGLEDEEDHHYSKPGRGHLWRRILLLIIAITVHNIPEGLAVGVGFGAIGKTPLATFSKAKNLALGIGIQNFPEGMAVSLPLRGAGYSVWWAFWYGQLSGMVEPAAGILGAMAVSMCEPVLPYALAFAAGAMIFVVVDDIIPEAQMGGNGRLASGWCIVGFIVMMALDVALG; this is encoded by the exons ATGATTGCTGGGTTGTCCCCAGTGACCCAGGCCCTGCTTGGGACCCTCTTCACCTGGGGGCTCACTGCAGCAGGCTCCGGGGTGGTGTTCTTCCTGGCAGGAACCAAG AGGAAAGTGTTGGATGGGAGTCTTGGCTTTGCTGCCGGTGTGATGACGGCTGCCTCCTTCTGGTCCCTCCTGGCCCCTGCCATCGAGCTTGCCGAGACATCAGGGTCTTATGGAGCAGAAGGAGAATGGGCTTTCCTGCCTGTTGCCTTTGGGTTCCTCCTCGGGGCACTGTTTGTGTATGCTGCCGATGAGTTTATGGGTGCATTTGGCATCCAGTCCTCCAATGTTGTTATGG GTCTTCATCAGAGCAACAAGAAAACAGACGATGGAGGTTCATACGATGGCCACACAACTCACCGCTACCCAGACAGCTCAA ATGAGGTGaagcagaggaggggggaggcgggGAGCAGGGCCGTGGGGGGCGGtctggaggatgaggaggaccacCACTACAGCAAGCCTGGCAGGGGTCACCTGTGGCGGCGAATACTCCTGCTGATCATTGCCATCACCGTGCACAACATCcctg AGGGGCTGGCGGTTGGGGTCGGCTTTGGGGCAATTGGCAAGACACCTCTGGCAACCTTCAGCAAGGCCAA AAATTTGGCATTAGGCATAGGAATACAAAATTTCCCCGAGGGCATGGCAGTGAGCCTGCCACTCCGAGGGGCGGGATACTCCGTGTGGTGGGCATTTTG GTACGGGCAGCTGAGTGGGATGGTTGAGCCTGCTGCCGGCATCCTCGGGGCGATGGCAGTGTCTATGTGTGAGCCAGTGTTGCCTTATGCCCTTGCCTTTGCTGCGGGGGCCATGATCTTCGTGGTGGTGGACGACATTATCCCAGAGGCACAAATGGG GGGCAATGGACGGCTGGCGTCGGGCTGGTGCATCGTGGGGTTCATTGTGATGATGGCCCTGGACGTGGCCCTCGGGTAA